A region of the Thamnophis elegans isolate rThaEle1 chromosome 1, rThaEle1.pri, whole genome shotgun sequence genome:
TTGTAATGAACGAAGCTTGACCTCAGTGCCTCTTGGAATACCGGAGGGTGTAACCATACTCTACCTCCACAATAACCAAATTAATAATGCTGGATTTCCTGCAGAACTTCACAATGTCCAGTCTGTGCACACAGTCTACCTGTATGGCAACCAGCTAGACGAGTTCCCTATGAATCTCCCCAAGAATGTCAGGGTTCtccacctgcaagaaaacaacatccAGACCATTTCTCGGGCTGCTCTGGCACAACTCTTGAAACTGGAAGAGCTTCATCTGGATGATAATTCTATCTCTACTGTTGGAGTGGAGGATGGGGCATTCCGGGAAGCTGTTAGCCTCAAGCTTCTGTTCTTATCCAAGAATCACTTAAGCAGTGTACCAGTTGGCCTTCCAATGGACTTACAAGAACTACGAGTGGATGAAAATAGAATTGCCATCATATCAGACATGGCCTTTCAGAATCTCACAAGTTTGGAACGTCTCATAGTGGATGGTAATCTCCTTACAAATAAAGGCATTGCAGATGGCACCTTTAGCCACTTATCCAAACTTAAGGAATTCTCTATAATAAGGAATTCATTGACATACCCACCTCCCGATCTTCCAGGTACAAATCTACTTAGGCTTTATTTACAGGACAACCAGATATCACACATACCACTTTCAGCCTTTTCAAATCTTCATCTCCTGGAACGACTTGatatttccaacaatcagctccGGATGCTGTCTAAAGGTGTTTTTGACAATCTTCGCAGCCTGAAACAACTGACAGCTAGGAATAATCCCTGGCTATGTGATTGTAGTATTAAATGGGTTACTGAATGGCTCAAAttaattccttcctccctcaatGTCCGAGGATTCATGTGTCAGGGACCAGAACAAGTCCGAGGTATGGCAGTCAGGGAACTCAACATGAACATGTTGTCATGCCCCACAACTACCCCAGATGCCTCATTTGTTACCCATGTTCCCACAACATCTTTGCCAACCACGATGGCCTCTACTTCATCACACTTAACCCCAAGTAGTAAACAAACAAGCGTTCTTCTTGCCCCTACTATAACCACAATCCCCACTGTGCCTGAGAGGAATGATGAAGAAAAAATGACCTTTCCCACTGTTGAACGATTTCAGCTGTTTATCCACGTTGTAAATGGCAGTTGCATCCAAGTGAGCTGGCATTCCCTCTTTAACGTGATGGCCTACAAGCTTACTTGGGTTAAAATGGGTCATAGTCTGGAAGGAGGCATTATTCAGGAACGGATAGTTACTGATAAGAGGCAGAACATCAGCTTGACAAATTTAGAGCCCAAATCTACATATCGGATTTGTTTGGTTCCCTTGGATGATTTTAATAATTACCGCATTGGTGAGGACACTGTGTGCTCAGAAGGCACAACAAAGGCTTCCCTGTTGAATAACGGAAGCAACTCAGCTTCTAGCCACGAACAGACAACTTCTCATAACCTTGGTTCTCCATTTCTGTTAGCAGGCTTAATTGGGGGggctgttgtatttgtgctggtgGTTCTGCTCAGTATCTTCTGCTGGCACATGCACAAAAAAGGACGCTACACCTCTCAGAAGTGGAAATACAACCGTGGGCGACGGAAAGATGACTACTGTGAGGCAGGAACCAAGAAGGACAACTCCATCCTGGAGATGACAGAAACCAGCTTTCAGATTGTCTCCTTAAATAATGATCAGCTCCTTAAAGGAGATTTCAGATTGCAGCCTATATATACCCCAAATGGGGGCATTAACTATACAGACTGCCACATCCCCAACAATATGCGATATTGCAACAGCAGTGTCTCAGACCTGGAACACTGTCATACGTGATAGTGAGGTGTGTGGTGAGGCAATATTACCACAAGCAAAAACCCAGAGGGGGCAAGCAAAATTAATCTACTCACACACAAATCAACAAAAATTACATTTGATAAATGTTACGCAAATGCATTTGCGCATTTGAATACTCTGTAATTTATATGGTGTACTATAtaatgggatttaaaaaaaagtgctaTCTTTTCTATTTCAAGTTAATTGCAAACAGTTTTGtaactttttgctttttaaatctttaaaatatatataaatatatatataaatatatatatatattgaagaaGTACTGTACAGGGTTGTACAATAAGAACCCGATGCCATGGCAAaggaaatacaaaacaaaatgcCTCATTCTTCAAACGTTCAATACTTTGATTTTGGAGCTGTTTGGGGGATTTTGGCTCGTATATCCATTAGTTTAAGATAAGTTTGTATTACAAGATGAAACTTTAGGAATGCCTAAGCAGTGTTACATGAGTGGAAAACAATTTAACTTCATTGGTGATCTTTACAAAAAATGGAATAGTATTTGTAAAAATTAGATTGGCCACCTTGCCTGCCTCTACCCCTTTAGCTCCCTTTAGTCAGAGACTAAAACTAGGAACTCCCTGGATATTGGGCTTAATAAACCTGTATCCttcattttgttaatttttttttccaaaaggtatATTACTTTGTTCGTTTCTTCTCAGAAAAGCTGGTATGGAATTCATCAAGGCATTTGTTATTAAAGTCTCATCAAATTgggaatgctttttaaaaaaaaattaaaatgcatctagactttttttgttttctccAGAAATGCATTTTTGAATTCCCAGTGAAATCACATTCGGTCATAAATTTCAAAAATTCTATTAACAATCCAGACTGATCTTTGGCAGAATACAGTCAATACTTtcattctacaggtagtcctcaacttatgactacaattgaactcaaaatttctgttgttaagtgagtcagttGTTCAGTGAAATTTGTCccgtttatgacctttcttgccactattgttaaatgaatcactgcagttgttaagtcagtcacatgattgctaagtaaatatggcttccccattgactttgcagtCTTGTATAACCATTTACAATTACTTGCCAAACTGATTTTGCCAATTGCACAACTTGCATTATTTCAGGTTAAGGAAATGTCCTCAACTTTATCTGATGCCTTCCAGATTATATTGTCCAGTTTTGTACCTTTGCAAAAGGACTTCCTGGGATTCTAAGCTGTACAGTTCTATTAATATGGGAACATGACAAAAAGAATACCTACTCCTTTAGTGAAAGAAAAAGGACAGTTTCCACTGCATCATATGAAACATCTTATGCTATGCATGGAGAATTTAGTGCAGCTCTTAGTGTTAGACAAAGATCCACTGATGGTAGATTAGCTAACGCTCCCCTTTCCCCATCATATGTAGTCTCTGCATGAAGTTGAGGACACGACTATATGATGGCTTCATATACTGACATGACTAGGATATTAGCCAAGGGATAAGATGTTAGCTGAAATTATGGAATTGTATGTCCACTAAACGTAGAGAGCACCAGGTTGGAGAAGGCTGGATTATATTAcccatatttgatttgatttttatttattttaatcaataaATTAGTGTGGCCTTCCCTTACActcttctctatttttttaaaatctaaataaattCACTCTCTCCAGTCATATGCAGAATACTTGAGAATTAAGCACAATTATCAactcattcatttttaaaaataacaattactATGTCTTGTCTGCCAcaattatattaatttaaaacagatgcttAAAGCTATTTTCTAATAATCAGGATCTACAAAATTAGTCATCTCAGTAATATATCCTTTAATTAAAGGCTAACCAAaaatctcctttaaaaaaaggagaacttAAGGTACAGAAACAAGAAACATGATCAGTATACCTTCTCAGTTTACCTAATCTGTTATTAATCACAAAACACACCTACAGATATATTAATGTTCAGCAACATTCAGATGGATCACTACTTTGTAAGATAGCAGAGTCCAATAATTTTGCAATCCTTTAATAATAACAAGAATTTCCATTGGTATTTTAGGCAACCTGTGTAGGTACTCTATCAGTGTAGTTGCTAAACGTTG
Encoded here:
- the FLRT2 gene encoding leucine-rich repeat transmembrane protein FLRT2, translating into MGPWTRMWPMDRFAFLKSRLVFFLGLYVQFSKALACPTVCRCDRNFVYCNERSLTSVPLGIPEGVTILYLHNNQINNAGFPAELHNVQSVHTVYLYGNQLDEFPMNLPKNVRVLHLQENNIQTISRAALAQLLKLEELHLDDNSISTVGVEDGAFREAVSLKLLFLSKNHLSSVPVGLPMDLQELRVDENRIAIISDMAFQNLTSLERLIVDGNLLTNKGIADGTFSHLSKLKEFSIIRNSLTYPPPDLPGTNLLRLYLQDNQISHIPLSAFSNLHLLERLDISNNQLRMLSKGVFDNLRSLKQLTARNNPWLCDCSIKWVTEWLKLIPSSLNVRGFMCQGPEQVRGMAVRELNMNMLSCPTTTPDASFVTHVPTTSLPTTMASTSSHLTPSSKQTSVLLAPTITTIPTVPERNDEEKMTFPTVERFQLFIHVVNGSCIQVSWHSLFNVMAYKLTWVKMGHSLEGGIIQERIVTDKRQNISLTNLEPKSTYRICLVPLDDFNNYRIGEDTVCSEGTTKASLLNNGSNSASSHEQTTSHNLGSPFLLAGLIGGAVVFVLVVLLSIFCWHMHKKGRYTSQKWKYNRGRRKDDYCEAGTKKDNSILEMTETSFQIVSLNNDQLLKGDFRLQPIYTPNGGINYTDCHIPNNMRYCNSSVSDLEHCHT